The DNA region AGAAATTGATCCTCACTCTGCGCCAATTTCTTTTGCGTAACCTGTATAATGGCGGCTAACGAAGTCAGCGGTGTTTTCAGTTCATGGCTCACCATGCCGATAAAGTCATTTTTGCGTTGTTCTTCCTGCTTTTTATCGGTGATATCGCGCGCGATCTTGGATAAGCCGATTATTTTCCCCTGCTTATCCATAACAGGAGAGATGGTCAGCGAAACATCCAGTAATCGCCCATCTTTGGTTTGTCTCCTGGTTTCAAAATGATCGACCCGTTCGCCTGTAATTAACCTGGAAAGGATGTGCGGTTCCTCGTTTTGCCGGTCTTCGGGAATGATCTTATAAATTGTTTGCCCTATCATTTCCTCCGCTGTGTAGCCAAACATTCGTTCGGCCGCGGCATTCCAACTGGTGACCACACTTTCCAGCGTTTTGCTTACAATGGCGTCATCCGACGTTTCAACGATCGCGGCAAGCTTTGCACTTTTTTCTTCGGCCTGTTTGATCTCGGTAATGTCCAGGGTTATGATAAGCCCGGACTCTACAATGTTGTCGTCATTTTTAAGCGGCACAAAATGGATAAGATAAAATTCTCCCGTTTCGGCCTTTCGCTCTATAGAAAACTTTTCGCCGGATAAAACCCTTTCATATAAATGCCTGGAAGCTTCGTAGCGTTCGGGCGAAATCTCTGACGGATGCTTGCCTTCATAGTCGCGCCGGTCATAACCCATCTTTTCCATAATATCGCCTTCAATGGCCATATACCGGTGGTTCCGGTCAACGACAAGGATCAGCGAACCTGGAATGTTCAGTGCAATCGAGCGGAAAAGTTTTTCACTCCGCCGGAGATTTTCCTGGGTTTTCAGCAGTTCTTCGTTGGTAGTGGCCAACTCTTCATTAGCAGCAGCCAGCTCTTCGTTGGCCGCGGCATACTCCTCATTGGTAGCGGCCAGCTCTTCGTTGATGGCTGCCAGTTCCTCGTCCAGCGCCTCTTTGGTGTTTTCTAATATCCATATGGCTATGTGAGTAACCTTGCCCTTATTGTTTTTTACGGGCTTATAAACAAAGGTAACGGGTACAATCTCTTTCTTCCCATTAAGCA from Mucilaginibacter sp. SJ includes:
- a CDS encoding PAS domain-containing sensor histidine kinase produces the protein MQIAGEEDLYSIMLHAPVGICILHAESMTIETANIHLLKLINKQAEDLAGKSYREIFTLAKPGDESALKMAVEGRQHQDDKGTMIQMLNGKKEIVPVTFVYKPVKNNKGKVTHIAIWILENTKEALDEELAAINEELAATNEEYAAANEELAAANEELATTNEELLKTQENLRRSEKLFRSIALNIPGSLILVVDRNHRYMAIEGDIMEKMGYDRRDYEGKHPSEISPERYEASRHLYERVLSGEKFSIERKAETGEFYLIHFVPLKNDDNIVESGLIITLDITEIKQAEEKSAKLAAIVETSDDAIVSKTLESVVTSWNAAAERMFGYTAEEMIGQTIYKIIPEDRQNEEPHILSRLITGERVDHFETRRQTKDGRLLDVSLTISPVMDKQGKIIGLSKIARDITDKKQEEQRKNDFIGMVSHELKTPLTSLAAIIQVTQKKLAQSEDQFLSDAMEKANQQARRMASMINSFLNISRLEAGKLLIEKQPFDLGQLLQEILEETRLTVTSHIFSLKECSKLTVNADRDKIISVISNLISNAVKYSPKGRLIDISCKLNGNMMVTVRVKDEGMGIKPEDLSYIFDRYYRVETNHTRHISGFGIGLYLSAEIIKRHGGEIWAESELDKGSTFYFSLPQAESSGNS